A section of the Streptomyces sp. Je 1-369 genome encodes:
- a CDS encoding TetR family transcriptional regulator: MRLFRAQGYTATTIEQIAEAAEVAPSTVFRYFATKQDLVFSHDYDLPFAMMFQAQSPDLTPIQAERQAIRSMLNDITEQELALQRERFVLILSEPELWGASLGNISQTMQLLAEQVAKRAGRDPGDPAVRAYTGALFGVMLQVSLDWANDPEMDFAATLDEALYCLEDLRP; encoded by the coding sequence GTGCGCTTGTTCAGGGCACAGGGGTACACCGCCACGACCATCGAGCAGATCGCCGAAGCCGCCGAGGTCGCCCCGAGCACCGTCTTCCGCTACTTCGCGACCAAGCAGGACCTGGTCTTCTCGCACGACTACGACCTGCCCTTCGCCATGATGTTCCAGGCCCAGTCACCCGACCTGACGCCGATCCAGGCCGAACGACAGGCCATCCGGTCGATGCTGAACGACATCACCGAGCAGGAACTGGCCCTGCAGCGCGAACGCTTCGTGCTCATCCTCTCCGAGCCGGAGCTCTGGGGGGCCAGCCTGGGCAACATCAGCCAGACCATGCAGCTCCTCGCCGAACAAGTCGCCAAGCGGGCAGGGCGCGACCCGGGGGACCCCGCGGTCCGCGCCTACACCGGAGCCCTGTTCGGAGTGATGTTGCAGGTCTCCCTGGACTGGGCGAACGATCCGGAGATGGACTTCGCGGCCACTCTGGACGAGGCGCTCTACTGCCTGGAAGACCTGCGTCCCTGA
- a CDS encoding DHA2 family efflux MFS transporter permease subunit, whose protein sequence is MSADLGARRWWAVGALVLASMVVGFDVTILSLALPAMADDLGANNVELQWFVTSYTLVFAAGMIPAGMLGDRFGRKKVLLVALVIFGISSLGCAYAQDSGTFIGARAVLGLGAALIMPTTLSLLPVMFSDEERPKAIGAVAGAAMLAYPLGPILGGYLLNHFWWGSVFLINVPVVILAFLAVSAWLPESKAKEAKPFDVGGLVFSSVGLAAMTYGVIQGGEKGWTDVTTLVPTLGGMLAIVVFVIWEKRVADPLVDLSLFRSARFTSGTMLGTVINFTMFGVLFTMPQYYQAVLGTDAMGSGFRLLPMVGGLLVGVTVANKVAKALGPKTAVGIGFALLSAALFYGATTDISSGTGLAAAWTAAYGLGLGIALPTAMDAALGALNEDAAGVGSGVNQSIRTLGGSFGAAILGSVLNSGYRGKLDLDGVPEQAQGAVKDSVFGGLAVARALKSNGLTESVRSAYVHALDVVLVVSGGLGLLGVLIAVVWLPRHVGQSTAKPAESEHEAADAV, encoded by the coding sequence GTGTCAGCAGATCTGGGTGCGCGGCGGTGGTGGGCCGTCGGGGCTCTCGTGCTCGCCTCAATGGTGGTGGGCTTCGATGTGACGATCCTGAGCCTGGCGCTGCCGGCCATGGCCGACGATCTGGGTGCGAACAACGTCGAGCTGCAGTGGTTCGTGACCTCGTACACGCTCGTGTTCGCCGCCGGAATGATCCCCGCGGGCATGCTCGGTGACCGGTTCGGGCGCAAGAAGGTGCTGCTCGTCGCCCTGGTGATCTTCGGCATCAGCTCGCTGGGCTGTGCCTACGCCCAGGACTCCGGCACGTTCATCGGCGCGCGTGCGGTGCTCGGCCTGGGGGCCGCACTGATCATGCCGACGACACTGTCGCTCCTGCCGGTGATGTTCTCCGACGAGGAGCGGCCCAAGGCCATCGGCGCGGTGGCGGGTGCGGCGATGCTCGCCTATCCGCTCGGCCCGATCCTGGGCGGCTACCTCCTCAACCACTTCTGGTGGGGCTCCGTCTTCCTGATCAACGTGCCCGTGGTGATCCTCGCCTTCCTCGCGGTGTCGGCCTGGCTGCCCGAGTCCAAGGCCAAGGAGGCCAAGCCGTTCGACGTGGGCGGCCTGGTGTTCTCCAGCGTGGGTCTCGCGGCGATGACGTACGGCGTGATCCAGGGCGGCGAGAAGGGCTGGACCGACGTCACCACCCTCGTGCCGACCCTCGGCGGCATGCTCGCCATCGTGGTCTTCGTGATCTGGGAGAAGCGGGTGGCCGACCCGCTGGTCGACCTCTCGCTGTTCCGCTCGGCCCGGTTCACCTCGGGCACCATGCTCGGCACCGTCATCAACTTCACGATGTTCGGCGTGCTGTTCACGATGCCGCAGTACTACCAGGCGGTCCTCGGCACCGACGCGATGGGCAGCGGCTTCCGGCTGCTCCCGATGGTCGGCGGCCTCCTCGTCGGTGTGACCGTCGCCAACAAGGTCGCCAAGGCACTCGGCCCGAAGACCGCCGTCGGCATCGGCTTCGCGCTCCTCTCCGCCGCCCTCTTCTACGGCGCGACGACCGACATCAGCAGCGGCACCGGCCTGGCGGCCGCATGGACGGCGGCGTACGGCCTCGGCCTCGGCATCGCCCTGCCCACCGCCATGGACGCGGCACTCGGCGCGCTCAACGAGGACGCCGCCGGCGTCGGCTCCGGCGTCAACCAGTCCATCCGCACCCTCGGCGGCAGCTTCGGCGCGGCCATCCTGGGGTCCGTCCTCAACTCCGGCTACCGCGGCAAGCTCGACCTCGACGGAGTGCCCGAGCAGGCACAGGGCGCCGTCAAGGACTCCGTGTTCGGCGGTCTCGCCGTGGCCCGCGCGCTCAAGAGCAACGGGCTCACCGAGTCGGTGCGCTCAGCCTACGTCCACGCCCTGGACGTCGTCCTCGTCGTCTCCGGCGGCCTGGGACTGCTCGGCGTGCTGATCGCTGTGGTGTGGCTGCCACGCCATGTTGGTCAGAGCACCGCCAAGCCCGCAGAATCTGAGCATGAAGCAGCAGACGCAGTCTGA
- a CDS encoding thioesterase II family protein, giving the protein MDRGTAQAPRNTGAGVWLRRYHDSAPAPVRLVCFPFAGGSASYWFGLSELLSPGIDVLAVQYPGRQDRHKEPCLESVAALADGVVDQLPSDGRPFALFGHSLGAIVAFEVARRLRDSGPGGTGPVHLFASGGLARPYRPAGRSGTLDDADILAHLRAMGGTDERFFRSPELQELILPSLRADYRAVATYDAPGPERLDCPITALIGDADERTSPEEAGTWRERTGAAFDLRVLPGGHFYLDSCQEQVAAIVTAALAVTAGTSGT; this is encoded by the coding sequence ATGGACAGGGGCACTGCGCAGGCGCCGCGGAACACGGGGGCCGGGGTGTGGCTGCGGCGGTACCACGACTCCGCTCCGGCACCGGTGAGGCTGGTCTGCTTCCCGTTCGCGGGCGGCTCGGCAAGCTACTGGTTCGGCCTCTCCGAGCTGCTCTCGCCCGGCATCGACGTGCTGGCCGTGCAGTATCCGGGTCGGCAGGACCGGCACAAGGAGCCGTGCCTGGAGTCGGTGGCCGCGCTCGCCGACGGCGTCGTGGACCAACTGCCGTCCGACGGGCGGCCCTTCGCACTGTTCGGACACAGCCTGGGCGCGATCGTGGCGTTCGAGGTGGCGCGGCGCCTGCGGGATTCCGGCCCCGGGGGAACCGGCCCCGTGCATCTGTTCGCCTCCGGCGGGCTCGCCCGGCCCTACCGTCCCGCCGGGCGGTCGGGAACGTTGGACGACGCGGACATCCTGGCGCATTTGCGGGCGATGGGCGGCACCGACGAGCGGTTCTTCAGGAGCCCGGAGCTGCAGGAGCTGATCCTGCCCTCGCTGCGGGCCGACTACCGGGCCGTGGCCACGTACGACGCACCGGGGCCTGAGCGTCTTGACTGCCCGATCACGGCGCTGATCGGTGACGCCGACGAGCGCACCTCGCCCGAGGAGGCCGGCACGTGGCGGGAGCGCACCGGTGCGGCGTTCGACCTCCGGGTGCTGCCCGGCGGTCACTTCTACCTCGACAGCTGTCAGGAGCAGGTGGCGGCGATCGTGACCGCGGCGCTGGCAGTGACGGCCGGAACATCCGGAACGTAA